Proteins from a genomic interval of Zonotrichia leucophrys gambelii isolate GWCS_2022_RI chromosome 5, RI_Zleu_2.0, whole genome shotgun sequence:
- the AREL1 gene encoding apoptosis-resistant E3 ubiquitin protein ligase 1: MFVPVLGTKRKDAEEWVPSFWLLEHGHLCKDAAVILGCVSHRRDLMFYIIGGITVSVVAFFFTIKFLFELAARIVSFLQHEDRERRGERTIYDYVRGNYLDPRSCKISWDWKDPYEVGHSMAFRVHLFYKNGQPFPAHRPVGLQVHICHVELAIDIPVTQEVLQEPNSNVVKVAFTVRRAGRYKITVKLGGLNVAYSPYYKVFQPGMVVPSKTKIVCHFSTLVLTCGQQHTLQIAPRDEYDNPTSNSVSLIDEHNYSLSIHELGPQEEESSDVVFEKSVVSNRQTCEVFFRLTLHSRGCFHACISYQSQPISNGDFDIIVLSENEKNIVERNVSTSGVSIYFEAYLYDAPSYTNTQWQLPPVHLSSSQRRPSTAIEDEDEDSPSDSQTPEKVKKPKKVYCYVSPKQFSVKEFYLKIIPWRLFTFRVCPGTKFSYLGPDPVHKLLTLVVDDGIQPPVELSCKERNILAATFIRSLHKNIGGSETFQDKVNFFQRELRQVHMKRPHSKVTLKVSRHCLLESSFKATRNFSVSDWSKNFEVVFQDEEALDWGGPRREWFELICKALFDTTNQLFTRFSDNNQALVHPNPGRPTYLRLKVYEFAGRLVGKCLYESSLGGAYKQLVRARFTRSFLAQIIGLRMHYKYFETDDPEFYKSKVCFILNNDVSEMDLVFAEEKYSKTGQLEKVVELVAGGAQIPVTNENKILYLNLLAQYRLANQVREEVDHFLKGLNELVPENLLAIFDENELELLMCGTGDISVCDFKAHAVVVGGSWHFREKVMRWFWTVVSSFTQEELARLLQFTTGSSQLPPGGFAALCPSFQIIAAPTHSTLPTAHTCFNQLCLPTYDSYEEVHKMLQLAISEGCEGFGML, from the exons ATGTTTGTCCCAGTTCTGGGCACCAAGAGGAAGGATGCTGAAGAATGGGTACCTTCTTTTTGGCTTTTAGAACATGGGCACTTGTGTAAAG ATGCAGCTGTGATCCTCGGCTGTGTGTCTCACCGGAGGGACCTGATGTTTTACATTATTG gtgggatCACAGTGTCTGTTGTAGCTTTCTTCTTCACCATTAAGTTCCTCTTTGAGCTTGCCGCACGTATCGTCAGCTTCCTTCAGCATGAGGACCGGGAGCGCCGAGGGGAGCGGACCATTTATGACTACGTGCGAGGCAACTACCTGGATCCCCGGTCCTGCAAGATCTCCTGGGATTGGAAGGACCCCTATGAGGTGGGCCATAGCATGGCCTTCCGAGTGcat TTATTCTATAAAAATGGGCAACCCTTCCCTGCTCACCGGCCTGTGGGGCTGCAAGTTCACATCTGCCATGTGGAGTTAGCAATTGATATTCCTGTAACCCAGGAAGTTCTTCAAGAGCCCAATTCCAATGTGGTGAAAGTGGCTTTCACTGTGCGCAGGGCTGGGAGATACAAAATCACTGTAAAACTCGGTGGCTTGAATGTGGCCTACAGCCCCTACTACAAGGTTTTTCAGCCAG GAATGGTTGTTCCCTCCAAAACCAAAATTGTCTGCCATTTCTCCACTCTGGTGCTgacctgtgggcagcagcacacTCTGCAGATAGCTCCCAGAGATGAGTATGACAATCCCACCAGCAATTCTGTGTCCTTGATAGATGAGCACAATTACAGCCTCTCCATCCATGAG cTGGGGCCTCAAGAAGAAGAGAGCTCTGATGTGGTGTTTGAGAAGTCTGTGGTGTCCAATCGGCAGACCTGTGAGGTGTTCTTCCGACTCACCTTGCACTCCAGGGGCTGTTTCCATGCCTGCATCTCCTACCAGAGCCAGCCCATAAGCAATGGTGATTTTGACATCATTGTTCTAAGTG AGAATGAAAAGAACATTGTAGAACGCAATGTGTCCACCTCAGGTGtcagtatttattttgaagCTTACCTTTACGATGCTCCTAGTTACACCAACACTCAGTGGCAGCTCCCACCAGTGCACCTGAGCTCCTCCCAGCGCCGTCCCTCCACTGCCATcgaggatgaagatgaagattcTCCTTCTGACAGCCAGACCCCTGAGAAAGTGAAGAAGCCTAAAAAAGTCTACTGCTATGTGTCACCTAAG CAATTCTCAGTGAAAGAATTTTACCTGAAGATCATTCCATGGCGCCTTTTCACCTTTAGAGTGTGCCCTGGCACAAAG TTTTCATACCTTGGTCCTGATCCTGTGCACAAATTACTGACACTGGTGGTGGATGATGGAATCCAACCCCCTGTGGAGCTCAGCTGCAAGGAGAGGAACATCTTGGCAGCCACTTTCATTCGCTCTCTGCATAAAAACATAG GAGGCTCTGAAACCTTCCAAGACAAAGTGAACTTCTTTCAGCGAGAGCTGCGTCAGGTGCACATGAAGAGACCTCACTCGAAGGTCACGCTGAAGGTCAGCCGCCACTGCCTGCTGGAGTCG tcatTTAAAGCAACACgcaatttttctgtttctgactGGAGCAAAAACTTTGAAGTGGTTTTTCAGGATGAAGAAG cTCTGGACTGGGGAGGTCCACGCAGAGAGTGGTTTGAGCTCATTTGTAAGGCATTATTTGATACCACCAATCAACTGTTTACTCGCTTTAGTGATAACAACCAGGCCTTG GTGCATCCGAACCCGGGGCGCCCCACGTATTTGCGGCTCAAAGTGTACGAGTTCGCGGGCCGCCTGGTGGGCAAGTGTCTGTACGAGTCCTCTCTGGGCGGGGCTTACAAACAGCTGGTCCGGGCTCGCTTCACCCGCTCCTTCCTGGCCCAGATCATCGGACTTCGCATGCATTACAAG TATTTTGAAACGGATGACCCAGAATTCTATAAATCCAAAGTGTGCTTCATACTGAACAATGATGTGAGTGAGATGGACTTGGTCTTTGCTGAAGAGAAGTATAGCAAAACAGGACAGCTTGAGAAG gtGGTAGAACTGGTGGCAGGTGGGGCTCAAATACCAGTGaccaatgaaaacaaaatcttgTACCTAAATCTGCTTGCACAGTACAGGCTGGCGAATCAGGTTAGAGAGGAGGTGGATCACTTCCTGAAAG GTCTTAATGAATTGGTTCCTGAGAACCTCCTGGCTATTTTTGATGAGAATGAGCTTGAG CTGCTTATGTGTGGTACTGGAGATATCAGTGTCTGTGACTTCAAGGCACATGCTGTAGTGGTAGGAGGATCTTGGCACTTCCGTGAGAAG GTCATGAGGTGGTTTTGGACTGTGGTCTCCAGTTTCACACAGGAAGAGCTGGCCAGGCTTTTGCAGTTCACTACTGGTtcctcccagctgcccccaggagGGTTTGCTGCACTCTGTCCATCTTTCCAGATCATTGCAGCTCCAACTCACAGTACTTTGCCGACAGCCCACACTTG ttttaacCAGCTGTGCCTCCCTACTTATGACTCCTATGAAGAAGTGCACAAGATGCTGCAGCTAGCTATCAGCGAGGGTTGTGAGGGATTTGGCATGCTGTGA